A genomic region of Pseudomonas sp. KU43P contains the following coding sequences:
- a CDS encoding YajG family lipoprotein → MLQRLLFGLIAVASLSLVGCAHSPQQLSPQPKLNAQLAPVGHGQPVVVKVVDGRASQSLGTRGGMYPETSTISVSGNDVVPKLQAQAEAAVRLLGFTPTPNAYNAPQLTVTLAELKYQSPKDNLYVTEATIGATFRADVSNANRRYSGRYGASLDQRFGMAPNQETNTKLVGDVLSDALTRLFKDPTIGQVLGE, encoded by the coding sequence ATGTTGCAACGTCTGTTGTTCGGTTTGATCGCCGTGGCCAGCCTCAGCCTGGTCGGTTGTGCCCACAGCCCGCAACAACTCAGCCCGCAACCCAAGCTCAATGCCCAGCTCGCACCGGTCGGCCACGGCCAGCCGGTAGTGGTCAAGGTGGTCGATGGCCGGGCTTCGCAGTCGCTGGGCACCCGGGGTGGCATGTACCCTGAAACCAGCACCATCAGCGTGAGTGGCAACGATGTCGTGCCCAAGCTGCAGGCCCAGGCAGAGGCCGCCGTGCGCCTGCTGGGCTTTACCCCAACGCCCAACGCCTACAACGCGCCGCAGCTGACCGTGACCCTGGCCGAGCTGAAGTATCAGTCGCCGAAAGACAACCTGTACGTGACCGAGGCCACCATTGGCGCCACCTTCCGTGCCGACGTCTCCAACGCCAACCGCCGTTACAGCGGCCGTTATGGTGCTTCGCTGGACCAGCGTTTCGGCATGGCGCCGAACCAGGAAACCAACACCAAGCTGGTGGGTGATGTACTGAGCGATGCCTTGACCCGCCTGTTCAAGGACCCGACCATCGGTCAGGTGCTGGGCGAGTAA